A genome region from Akkermansiaceae bacterium includes the following:
- a CDS encoding prolyl oligopeptidase family serine peptidase, protein MKPFPLAALFSASTMICAFSGEVAPGTKQLPLPGESLVFDGHEAFLISPETPFPGNPWVWYAPTLEGLPSKAEVWMFSRFLAKGIAIAGIDVGESYGSPDGRKTYNDYHAYLTGKRKLSAKPVLLARSRGGLMLYNWAVEKPQSVAAIAGIYPVCNIVSYPGVGRAAGAYHMTAAELEAKLGEHNPISRLAPLAKAKVPLFHIHGDNDKTVPLDANSGELMKRYKALGGPWMLETVPAGGHDMGAHWFQSQPLTDFIVAEALAAAGR, encoded by the coding sequence ATGAAGCCCTTCCCTCTCGCAGCCCTGTTCTCTGCGTCCACCATGATTTGCGCGTTTTCCGGTGAAGTCGCCCCGGGAACAAAACAGCTCCCCCTGCCCGGAGAGAGCCTGGTTTTCGATGGCCATGAGGCATTCCTGATTTCCCCGGAAACACCCTTCCCTGGCAACCCATGGGTCTGGTATGCGCCTACCTTGGAAGGGCTTCCCTCCAAGGCCGAGGTCTGGATGTTCAGCCGCTTCCTCGCCAAGGGCATCGCTATCGCCGGCATCGATGTCGGCGAGTCCTACGGCAGCCCCGATGGGAGGAAAACCTACAACGATTACCACGCCTACCTGACAGGGAAACGGAAGCTCTCCGCAAAACCCGTGCTTCTCGCCCGCAGCCGCGGTGGCCTGATGCTCTACAACTGGGCGGTGGAAAAACCGCAATCGGTGGCCGCCATCGCCGGGATCTATCCGGTCTGCAACATCGTCAGCTACCCGGGCGTCGGGCGTGCGGCCGGTGCCTACCACATGACTGCGGCGGAACTCGAGGCGAAACTCGGCGAACACAATCCCATCTCCCGGCTCGCCCCGCTGGCGAAAGCGAAGGTGCCGCTCTTCCACATCCATGGCGACAATGACAAAACCGTTCCATTGGATGCGAACTCGGGCGAACTCATGAAACGTTACAAGGCACTGGGAGGCCCATGGATGCTTGAGACGGTCCCCGCCGGCGGCCACGATATGGGCGCCCACTGGTTCCAATCCCAGCCTCTAACGGATTTCATCGTCGCCGAAGCCCTGGCCGCCGCAGGCAGGTGA
- a CDS encoding RNA polymerase sigma factor RpoD/SigA, producing the protein MSYESDSSLKLYLREISKTPLLTIEEEIELAERIKDGDGEARAHMIRANLRLVVKIAQDYSNYGLPVMDLISEGNIGLMKAVERFDPEKGGKLSTYAAWWIKQSIKRALANQSKTIRLPVHMVDKIAKMRRISSMLAEALGREPTDEELAEEVGLPRRKMAMLKQASQRPTSLDAPINDGESTAYGEIISDERAENPLDMLADKNLHGEIDGLLSILDERERRIIDERFGLNGKKPLTLEEVGREFGVTRERIRQLQNSALTKMRRALRKKEKPAPKPVTGLA; encoded by the coding sequence ATGTCCTACGAATCCGACTCCAGCCTGAAGCTCTATTTGCGCGAAATTTCCAAGACTCCGCTCCTGACCATCGAGGAGGAAATCGAGCTTGCCGAGCGCATCAAGGATGGCGATGGCGAAGCCCGCGCCCACATGATCCGAGCGAACCTGCGCCTGGTCGTGAAAATCGCTCAGGACTACTCGAACTACGGCCTGCCCGTCATGGACCTAATCTCCGAAGGCAACATCGGCCTGATGAAGGCGGTGGAGCGTTTCGACCCTGAAAAAGGCGGAAAGCTTTCGACCTATGCCGCATGGTGGATCAAGCAATCCATCAAGCGCGCCCTGGCCAACCAATCCAAAACGATACGCCTGCCCGTCCACATGGTGGACAAGATCGCGAAAATGCGCCGCATTTCCTCGATGCTTGCGGAAGCCCTCGGCCGCGAGCCGACCGATGAGGAGCTTGCCGAGGAGGTGGGTCTCCCGCGCCGCAAGATGGCCATGCTCAAGCAGGCATCGCAGCGCCCCACATCCCTGGACGCCCCGATCAATGACGGGGAATCCACGGCCTACGGCGAAATCATCAGCGACGAGCGCGCCGAGAATCCCCTCGATATGCTCGCCGACAAGAACCTTCACGGCGAAATCGACGGCCTGCTCTCCATCCTCGACGAGCGCGAGCGCCGCATCATCGACGAACGCTTCGGCCTCAATGGCAAGAAGCCGCTGACCCTCGAGGAGGTGGGGCGTGAGTTCGGTGTGACCCGCGAGCGTATCCGGCAGCTCCAGAATTCCGCGCTCACCAAGATGCGTCGCGCCCTGCGCAAGAAGGAAAAGCCGGCTCCCAAGCCGGTCACTGGCCTTGCCTGA
- a CDS encoding alpha-amylase — translation MSDEKAAERAVIYQLLVRTFGNTNPNGKPGGTMGENGCGKFSDINAAALASIKAMGFNHIWLTGVIEQASATAYPGRPADAPDILKGMAGSPYAIRDYFDVCPDYAVEPENRIAEFRDLVDRCRKHGLRVIIDFVPNHVARSYASDVRPELSFGEGDRKDVFFDRDNHFYYLGESDPGGGPPLKMPTADMPGCTGLFAPETDFGRVTGNNAITWSPSIHDWYETVKLNYGHDFTKGRATGHLPAPDTAEDEVPRTWRTMDSILAYWQEMGVDGFRADMAHMVPMEFWGWVVKRARSRDADVFFMAEAYDGDPAKLTDGDVLDELLKAGFNGAYEHPAYKVLQGIHEQGKWANDLDPETFGGERFHRCIRYLENHDEVRIANPQHWGGAGMDAGRAAAAVMFGMSRAAIMLYSGQEVGEPAIGAEGFSGDDGRTSIFDYTSMPEFRKWVNGGRYDGAGLSAQQKSLRSFYAELISILREPAFADGEFYGLNFANRGNPDFGRMAGETVSGHWLYAFLRYDGRSGQGFLCIANFHASATLRNVKVIIPDDALRFIGKGKFKSIDCRGRLGDGSDIEMIWDGEPSAELCIGDVPPSGVRYYELK, via the coding sequence ATGAGTGATGAAAAAGCGGCGGAACGGGCGGTGATCTATCAGCTGCTGGTGCGGACTTTCGGAAACACCAATCCGAATGGGAAACCGGGCGGGACGATGGGGGAGAACGGTTGCGGGAAATTCAGCGACATCAATGCGGCGGCGCTCGCTTCGATCAAGGCGATGGGTTTCAACCACATCTGGCTCACCGGAGTGATCGAGCAGGCAAGCGCGACGGCGTATCCGGGACGCCCGGCCGATGCTCCGGACATCCTCAAGGGCATGGCCGGCAGCCCGTATGCGATCCGCGATTACTTCGATGTTTGCCCGGACTATGCGGTGGAGCCGGAGAACCGCATCGCCGAGTTCCGCGATCTTGTGGACAGATGCCGGAAGCATGGCTTGCGTGTGATCATCGATTTCGTCCCGAACCATGTGGCGCGGAGCTATGCATCGGATGTGCGGCCGGAGCTTTCCTTCGGCGAGGGCGACCGGAAGGATGTTTTTTTCGACCGCGACAACCATTTCTACTACCTCGGTGAGTCCGATCCGGGAGGCGGCCCGCCGCTGAAAATGCCCACAGCGGACATGCCCGGCTGCACCGGGCTGTTCGCTCCGGAGACGGATTTCGGGCGTGTGACGGGAAACAACGCAATCACCTGGTCGCCCTCGATCCACGATTGGTATGAGACGGTGAAGCTGAACTACGGCCACGATTTCACGAAAGGCAGGGCGACCGGTCATCTCCCGGCGCCGGATACGGCGGAGGACGAGGTGCCGCGCACCTGGCGTACGATGGACAGCATTCTGGCGTATTGGCAGGAAATGGGGGTGGATGGCTTCCGTGCGGACATGGCGCACATGGTGCCGATGGAGTTCTGGGGCTGGGTGGTGAAAAGGGCGCGGAGCCGGGATGCGGATGTTTTTTTCATGGCCGAGGCCTATGACGGCGATCCGGCGAAACTGACCGATGGGGATGTGCTGGACGAGCTTTTGAAAGCCGGTTTCAACGGTGCCTATGAGCACCCGGCCTACAAGGTCCTGCAGGGCATCCACGAACAGGGGAAATGGGCGAACGACCTCGACCCCGAGACTTTTGGCGGCGAACGCTTCCACCGCTGCATCCGCTATCTGGAGAACCACGACGAGGTGCGCATCGCAAACCCCCAGCATTGGGGCGGGGCGGGGATGGATGCGGGAAGGGCGGCGGCGGCGGTGATGTTCGGCATGAGCCGGGCGGCGATCATGCTCTACTCCGGCCAGGAAGTCGGCGAGCCGGCGATCGGCGCGGAGGGTTTCAGCGGCGACGACGGGAGGACATCGATCTTCGACTACACCAGCATGCCTGAGTTCCGGAAATGGGTGAACGGCGGCAGATATGACGGGGCCGGGCTTTCCGCGCAACAGAAGTCCCTGCGTTCATTTTACGCGGAACTGATCTCCATCCTGAGGGAACCGGCCTTTGCGGACGGCGAGTTCTACGGACTGAATTTCGCAAACCGGGGGAATCCGGACTTCGGGCGCATGGCGGGCGAAACGGTTTCCGGCCACTGGCTCTATGCCTTCCTGCGCTACGATGGGAGAAGCGGGCAGGGGTTTCTCTGCATCGCGAATTTCCATGCCTCAGCCACCCTCAGGAACGTGAAAGTCATCATCCCGGATGATGCTCTCCGTTTCATCGGGAAAGGAAAATTCAAGTCGATCGATTGCAGGGGGCGCCTGGGCGATGGCTCCGATATCGAGATGATCTGGGACGGCGAGCCCTCCGCAGAACTCTGCATCGGCGATGTCCCGCCCAGCGGTGTCCGTTATTACGAGTTGAAATGA
- a CDS encoding TIGR03862 family flavoprotein, producing the protein MEGIDIAIIGGGPAGLRASEVAAETGRKVVVFDGKPSVGRKFLVAGKGGLNLTHEGGLEAFVANYQGAGDWRGMIANFDNTALRAWSHGLGLETFQASSGRVYPKALKGAPVLRAWLARLREKGVEIRPRHLWTELLPGNVLRFANGAEVRGTAVVFALGGGSWPKTGSDGGWVEKFRELGIGCSQLLPSNCGWECGWMPETLAAAEGLPIKNISVSAGETTVSGELLLTRYGLEGGAIYALGRELRAMEQPRIHIDFKPTFRCEQLVEKLGGNSGDFLESAIRRWKLGKAAAAILSEKHPESPAALAALAKSCPIAFTGSRPLAEAISSAGGISWEELDANLMLRKFPGVFACGEMIDWDAPTGGYLLQAAFATGTRAGTAAGVFPG; encoded by the coding sequence ATGGAAGGGATCGACATTGCCATCATCGGCGGTGGCCCGGCGGGGCTGCGTGCGTCCGAGGTGGCGGCGGAAACGGGGCGAAAGGTCGTCGTGTTCGACGGCAAGCCCTCGGTGGGCAGGAAATTCCTCGTGGCCGGAAAAGGCGGGCTGAACCTAACGCATGAGGGGGGCTTGGAAGCTTTCGTCGCGAATTATCAAGGGGCAGGGGATTGGAGGGGCATGATCGCGAATTTCGATAACACCGCACTGCGGGCATGGAGTCACGGGCTGGGGCTGGAAACATTCCAGGCATCCAGCGGCAGGGTCTATCCGAAGGCTCTCAAAGGGGCGCCCGTGCTCCGCGCCTGGCTGGCGAGGCTGAGGGAAAAGGGGGTGGAAATCCGACCGCGGCACCTCTGGACGGAGCTTCTTCCCGGCAACGTGCTCCGCTTCGCGAACGGCGCGGAAGTCCGGGGGACGGCTGTCGTTTTCGCCCTCGGCGGCGGCTCCTGGCCCAAGACCGGATCGGATGGCGGATGGGTCGAGAAATTCCGGGAACTCGGGATAGGTTGTTCACAATTGCTCCCATCGAACTGCGGATGGGAGTGCGGCTGGATGCCCGAAACCCTTGCCGCCGCCGAGGGATTGCCGATCAAGAATATCTCCGTGAGCGCCGGAGAAACGACCGTTTCCGGCGAGCTTTTGCTTACCCGGTATGGCCTGGAGGGCGGAGCCATCTACGCCCTGGGTCGCGAGCTCAGGGCGATGGAGCAGCCGCGTATCCACATCGACTTCAAGCCGACCTTCCGATGTGAACAACTTGTGGAGAAACTTGGCGGCAACTCCGGGGATTTCCTGGAGAGCGCGATCCGCCGCTGGAAACTCGGCAAAGCGGCAGCAGCCATTCTTTCCGAAAAGCACCCGGAATCCCCGGCCGCCCTCGCAGCTTTGGCCAAGTCCTGCCCCATCGCCTTCACCGGATCCCGCCCCCTCGCCGAGGCGATCTCTTCGGCCGGGGGGATTTCATGGGAAGAACTCGATGCGAACCTCATGCTGCGGAAATTTCCCGGAGTCTTCGCATGCGGAGAGATGATCGATTGGGATGCGCCGACAGGAGGATACCTGCTCCAGGCCGCCTTTGCCACCGGAACAAGAGCCGGAACGGCGGCGGGCGTGTTCCCAGGGTAG
- a CDS encoding PLP-dependent transferase: protein MRDLLANPAWQEEDLGIPLPDSTHACSVCLPSWEAVVGYEEGREKIIRRLRTGYPRFFKHPTVERLIDNARAELASDGEDVLVLPTKLSSQRAHRWLERHSESAVRSTSYNGFQALIFPAKAKILASQYWRFSGEGVSSRQAQDYLDGELRLGSKSHLLSRAIAKLNGGDPDKTFLFSSGISAALSALRSLPGLREGKKTLQLEFPYVDSLKIQERFGNGVVYLNEAEGESFDEALQRIRAGEFAGVFAEIPSNPLLRTIDAKRVHEACRFSRTPLVLDDSATGPLNVDALRFADILTSSLTKWVSGAGDVMAGAATVSADSPLAEVLTESISTDAAECAPLYIADAEVLLSNLKGYAKRNKAINANALALVAFLKDHPAIGNIWHPSLTNTPRYEAVMRKNGGHGGLLSIALANPKKAPKVYDALELSKGPSFGTAFTLVCPYTLLAHYEELGWTEDCGVPTNLLRISVGLEPVDTIIAAFAKALD from the coding sequence GTGCGCGATCTCCTGGCAAACCCCGCGTGGCAAGAGGAGGATCTCGGCATTCCGCTGCCGGATTCCACCCATGCCTGCTCCGTCTGCCTCCCGTCCTGGGAGGCGGTCGTCGGCTATGAGGAAGGCCGTGAAAAAATCATCAGAAGGCTGCGCACCGGCTACCCCCGCTTTTTCAAACATCCCACCGTCGAGCGGCTCATCGACAACGCCCGCGCCGAACTCGCCTCCGATGGCGAGGACGTCCTGGTTCTGCCAACGAAACTCTCCTCACAGCGCGCCCACCGCTGGCTGGAGAGGCATTCCGAGAGCGCCGTGCGCAGCACCTCCTACAACGGCTTCCAAGCGCTCATTTTCCCCGCAAAAGCCAAAATCCTCGCCAGCCAATACTGGCGCTTCTCCGGCGAAGGCGTCTCCTCCCGCCAAGCCCAGGACTACCTGGACGGCGAGCTCCGCTTGGGCTCGAAATCCCACCTCCTCTCACGTGCCATCGCCAAGCTCAACGGCGGTGACCCCGATAAAACCTTCCTTTTCTCAAGCGGCATCTCCGCCGCCCTCTCCGCCCTCCGCTCCCTACCCGGCCTCAGGGAGGGCAAAAAGACCCTCCAGCTCGAGTTCCCTTACGTCGATTCCCTCAAAATCCAGGAACGCTTCGGCAACGGCGTCGTCTATCTCAACGAGGCCGAGGGCGAGTCCTTCGACGAAGCGCTCCAACGAATCCGCGCCGGCGAATTCGCGGGAGTCTTCGCCGAAATCCCATCCAACCCCCTGCTCCGCACCATCGACGCGAAGCGCGTCCACGAAGCCTGCCGCTTCTCCCGCACCCCCCTCGTGCTCGACGATTCCGCCACCGGCCCGCTCAATGTGGACGCCCTCCGCTTTGCGGACATCCTCACCTCCTCCCTCACGAAATGGGTCTCCGGGGCCGGCGATGTCATGGCTGGCGCCGCCACCGTTTCCGCCGATTCCCCGTTGGCCGAGGTTCTCACGGAGTCCATTTCCACAGACGCCGCCGAGTGCGCCCCGCTCTACATTGCCGATGCCGAGGTGCTGCTCTCCAACCTCAAGGGCTACGCAAAGCGCAACAAGGCCATCAACGCGAACGCCCTCGCCCTCGTCGCCTTCCTCAAGGATCACCCCGCCATCGGGAACATCTGGCACCCGTCCCTCACCAACACCCCGCGCTACGAGGCGGTGATGCGCAAAAACGGCGGCCACGGCGGGCTTCTTTCCATCGCCCTCGCAAACCCGAAAAAGGCACCCAAGGTGTACGACGCCCTGGAGCTTTCCAAAGGCCCATCCTTCGGCACCGCCTTCACCCTCGTCTGCCCCTACACCCTCCTCGCCCACTACGAGGAACTCGGCTGGACCGAGGACTGTGGCGTCCCCACCAACCTCCTCCGCATCTCCGTCGGACTCGAGCCGGTTGACACCATCATCGCCGCCTTCGCCAAAGCGCTGGACTGA
- a CDS encoding KpsF/GutQ family sugar-phosphate isomerase yields MDFEEKARAVIGMEADSLRDMASRIGPGFGEAVRLIQESLEARGKVVIVGVGKSGNVGHKIAATLNSTGATSVVLNSQNALHGDLGLLSDGDVVLALSYSGETDELLGLLPFLRSFDVKVIALCGKADSSLSRSADVFLDTSVSREACPMNLAPTSSSTAMMVMGDALAMVLLEARGFTEHDFARYHPGGSLGRALLLKVGDVMRREEKMPTVPLSAQVIDAVAEMNRSRAGACLILGEQGTLAGIFTHGDFARGYEKNSGLGALPVADLMTRDPISLTEDSLAVEAVKKVGEKRIDDIVVVNAEGKPVGLIDAQDLARLKLV; encoded by the coding sequence ATGGATTTCGAAGAAAAGGCGAGGGCTGTCATCGGCATGGAGGCGGACAGCCTGCGGGACATGGCTTCGCGCATCGGCCCCGGTTTTGGTGAGGCCGTCCGGCTGATCCAGGAATCGCTGGAAGCAAGGGGCAAGGTGGTCATCGTCGGCGTCGGGAAATCCGGGAACGTCGGCCACAAGATCGCCGCGACCCTCAACTCCACCGGCGCGACCTCCGTCGTCCTCAATTCCCAGAACGCGCTCCATGGCGATCTCGGCCTGCTCTCCGACGGCGATGTGGTGCTGGCGCTTTCCTATTCCGGCGAGACCGATGAGTTGCTGGGATTGCTGCCGTTTCTGCGCAGCTTTGATGTCAAGGTCATCGCGCTCTGTGGCAAGGCGGACTCCTCCCTCTCGCGCTCTGCGGATGTTTTTCTCGATACCTCGGTCTCCCGCGAGGCCTGCCCGATGAACTTGGCCCCGACCTCCTCCTCCACCGCGATGATGGTGATGGGCGATGCGCTGGCCATGGTGCTGCTCGAAGCGCGCGGTTTCACCGAACACGATTTCGCCCGCTACCACCCCGGCGGTTCGTTGGGCCGGGCGCTGCTGCTCAAGGTGGGCGATGTGATGCGCCGCGAGGAAAAAATGCCCACCGTCCCGCTTTCCGCGCAGGTGATCGATGCCGTGGCGGAAATGAACCGCAGCCGCGCCGGAGCCTGCCTCATCCTCGGAGAGCAGGGCACCCTGGCCGGGATTTTCACCCACGGGGATTTCGCCCGCGGCTACGAGAAAAATTCCGGTCTCGGCGCATTGCCCGTGGCCGATCTGATGACGCGCGACCCGATCTCCCTCACCGAGGATTCGCTCGCGGTGGAGGCCGTGAAAAAGGTCGGCGAGAAACGCATCGACGATATCGTGGTCGTCAACGCCGAGGGCAAACCCGTCGGCCTGATCGATGCCCAGGATCTCGCCCGGCTGAAACTCGTCTGA
- a CDS encoding NTP transferase domain-containing protein, with protein MTSPENTYALILAGGSGTRFWPLSRNDKPKQLLDLFGTGTLLEQTVTRLEGLVPFENILILTNSLQVDAVRAAVPMLPAENIYAEPAKRDTAPAVALGIGIVAARNPEAVMMVLPADQLITDTAAYQSVMRDALAIAAGSDGLVTIGIRPTWPCPSYGYIERGGKAVIAGFTGQHPPYEVKRFREKPNPELAAQFLESGGFSWNAGMFVWSLPTVIGQLAAHSPELADFVSELRRSSDLSATVSAQFPALTPISIDYALMENADRVLNIEATFDWDDVGSWVSIAKYLQEKDGDNRTNCAVSQIDSQNNIVFNATPDIHIALLGVDDLIVVKTGDSLLIANRHQADAIKKLSEILPQNLL; from the coding sequence ATGACCTCTCCGGAAAACACCTACGCACTCATCCTCGCCGGCGGCTCCGGCACCCGTTTCTGGCCCCTGAGCCGCAACGACAAGCCCAAGCAACTGCTGGATCTTTTCGGCACCGGCACACTCCTCGAACAAACGGTCACGCGCCTCGAAGGGCTTGTGCCGTTTGAAAACATACTCATCCTCACCAACTCGCTGCAAGTCGATGCCGTCCGCGCCGCCGTACCCATGCTGCCTGCGGAAAACATTTACGCGGAGCCCGCCAAGCGCGACACCGCACCCGCCGTCGCCCTCGGCATTGGCATCGTCGCCGCGCGAAACCCGGAAGCCGTGATGATGGTGCTGCCGGCAGACCAGCTCATCACCGACACCGCCGCCTACCAGTCCGTGATGCGTGATGCGCTCGCCATCGCCGCCGGCTCCGATGGCCTTGTAACCATCGGCATACGCCCCACCTGGCCGTGCCCGTCGTACGGTTACATCGAGCGCGGCGGCAAAGCCGTAATCGCCGGGTTCACCGGCCAGCACCCGCCGTATGAGGTGAAACGCTTCCGCGAAAAACCCAACCCCGAGCTGGCCGCCCAGTTCCTCGAGTCAGGCGGATTTTCCTGGAATGCAGGGATGTTCGTTTGGTCATTGCCCACCGTCATCGGGCAGCTCGCCGCACACTCGCCGGAGCTGGCGGACTTCGTTTCCGAGCTGCGCAGGAGTTCCGATCTATCCGCAACCGTCTCCGCCCAGTTCCCCGCGCTCACCCCCATCTCCATCGACTACGCGCTCATGGAAAACGCCGACCGCGTGCTCAACATCGAGGCCACCTTCGATTGGGACGATGTCGGCTCATGGGTCTCCATCGCAAAATACCTCCAGGAAAAGGACGGCGACAACCGCACCAACTGCGCCGTCTCCCAGATCGACTCCCAAAACAACATCGTTTTCAACGCAACCCCGGACATCCACATCGCACTGCTCGGCGTCGATGATCTCATCGTCGTGAAAACCGGGGACTCCCTGCTCATCGCCAACCGCCACCAGGCGGATGCCATCAAGAAACTCTCCGAGATCCTCCCGCAAAACCTGCTCTGA
- a CDS encoding M23 family metallopeptidase, which translates to MFILSVPAHAAAKVNIADGFDFPVGKPDAAGYYKARGLRLRSPQHFGEDWNGRGGGDSDLGDPVYSCANGIVTFAHNVRKGWGNVVLIRHAYRDPASGQVKYVDSLYGHLHNLMVKTGQTVKRGQQVGTIGSNFGMYPAHLHFEIRHNITIGMQRSGVPSDLANWADPTQFINKYRRLNREWRSVSVPTGTYKEYAGFKGL; encoded by the coding sequence ATGTTCATCCTGTCGGTGCCCGCCCACGCCGCCGCCAAGGTCAACATCGCGGACGGCTTCGACTTCCCGGTCGGCAAACCGGATGCGGCGGGCTACTACAAGGCGCGCGGACTCCGCCTGCGTTCCCCCCAGCACTTCGGGGAGGATTGGAACGGGCGCGGCGGCGGCGATTCGGATCTGGGCGATCCCGTGTATTCTTGCGCGAACGGCATCGTCACATTTGCCCACAATGTCCGCAAAGGCTGGGGAAACGTGGTGCTCATCCGCCACGCCTACCGGGATCCCGCCAGCGGCCAGGTGAAGTATGTGGATTCGCTCTACGGGCACCTGCACAACCTGATGGTCAAGACAGGCCAGACCGTAAAACGCGGCCAGCAGGTCGGCACGATAGGCAGCAACTTCGGCATGTATCCGGCTCACCTCCACTTCGAGATCCGCCACAACATCACCATCGGAATGCAACGCAGCGGTGTGCCGTCCGATCTCGCGAACTGGGCGGATCCGACCCAGTTCATCAACAAATACCGCAGACTGAACCGCGAGTGGCGCAGCGTATCCGTCCCCACCGGCACCTACAAGGAATACGCCGGATTCAAAGGCCTTTGA